The region GAATGAGTCCTCCGTCGACTCGTATGGGTGCTCCATTGATAGCCGATGCGAGTGGGCTGGCAACAAACGCAACCATGTTGGCAATCTCTTCCGGTTCTATCAATCTCTGAATCAACGAGGTCGGCCGATTGTCTGCCATGAATCGCTTCTCAGCCGAATCGTAGGGCTCGTCGGGGAAAAGGTTGCTGACGAATTCCTTCACACCTGGCGTTAACGTCGATCCAGGCATGACGGTGTTCACGGTAACGGAGCTTCCCTTGGTCAATTGAGCCAGACTACGCGAGACGGCAAGTTGTGCCGTTTTCGTCATCGCGTAGTGAGGCATTTCCGGAGCGGGCACGACGCCGGATTCGCTGCTGATGAAGATGATGCGTCCTGTGTTTTGCTCCAGCATTTCCTTCAGATAATGCCGTGCAAGACGCACACCGCTCATCACGTTGATGTCAAAGATGTGCTGCCACGCTTCGTCCGTCAGGTCGAAAAAATCAACCGCTTCGAAAATGCCCAGATTGTTGACCAAGATATCGATCTGCGGATGTTCGGCGATGGTTCGTGCGACGCCTTCGGCCGTCCCATTGTCGGAAACCAGCCCGATCAAGTCGGCCTTCGGTTGACTCTCGCGAATTTTTCCAATCGCCGTGTCGACGCTCGCTTCGCTGCGACCGTTGACGATTGTTGTTGCCCCTTCGGCAGCCAGGCGAGTCGCGATCGCCAGACCGATTCCGCCTGTTGATGCGGTGACCAGTGCTGTTTTATTGTTGAGTTCAAGATTCATCGAATTCTTATCCTATTGGTGTTGTAGAAGCGTGTGTTGTGTTTGTTGTCCAGGTCCAATCAGCGAATTGCGACTGGAATGGTTCCCTGGCGTTCATGGATGGGTGTCGAAGCGAATACTTCAACAGACGGGGCTGACTTGTAGCCCTTCAACGTCATGAGTTTAGGGAAGTGCCCGGGGAGCTTCTTGAACGATTTTGCGCGCCGTCAAAAGATTTGACCGCAAGGATTGACGCGGGCTCAGGACCTGTGGATCGTCCCCAGCGCCCGTCCACTTTGGCATCAAAACGGTGGATTTCTTAGCGGAATTGCGCGAGCCATCCGAGATTTCGCGATCGATTGCGCATGACACCGGACGGCTTTGGGGTTGCGACGGCGCGTCAGGAGTTGCTCGATGGATTCACCGCCTTGGAATACGCTCCCGGCGCGACCCCGATGAATCGTTTGAAATGCCGCGTGAAGTGCGACTGGTCCGCGAAACCGGCAGCGTAGGCGACATTAGCCAGCGTCTCACCGGCCATCAACATCTGCTGCGCACGACGCACTCGGATTTGAGAGAGATAGGCCTGGATGGGAATGCCGACCTCTTTGGAGAAGACGCGGCTTAGATACGGGGCGGATGTCCCAGCCAATTGGGCGAGTTCGTGAAGCGAGACATTCTCGCGGAATTTCGCTTCCAAGCTCTCCTTGACTCTGCGAATGTTCGCACGTCCCCGCTTTTTCGGAATGTCCGGCATTGATGCGTGCCGCACTAAAAGCTCGCAGATGGCTTCATAAAAGGCTGATTCCTGATCCAACTGCGGATCTCCGTCGTCCATCGCCCGGTGAGCCTGCAAAACGAGCTCCACAAGTTGCGTGTCGTCGATGACCGGGGGCAGCAACAATGGTTCGATATCACCGTTGCGGTCAAACGTCCTGACGATACTGGCGATGACGTTCGGGGCAGCATAGAGATAACGCCACGCGCCGGTAGCCGTGCACGAATGCACTTCATTGGGGTGAATGACAAGCAGCTTCCCCGGTCCGGTAAAGTATCGCTGGCCACGATAGAAAAACGTCCCTGTCCCGCCTTCGGAAACACCCAGTTTGTATTCAGGGTGTGAGTGATTCGGCCAAGTGTGTTCGACCGACTCCCATTGATGCACCGTAATCCCGTCGTCGGCAGAACCACGAACTTTAAAATGCTTCACTTTTAGCCTGGAAGCCATATTGTCCTCGGTGGCGATTCGAACAACGTGAAAGGCAACGGAGAGTTTACGTCGCGGGATGAGTGCGAGCAAGCAGGACGAAGAGTGGCGTGTCGGGGGCTTCCGATTCTACACGGAAAACGCCACTAAACCGCTAACACCCGACATCGAGAGATAACACCACCTGCGACATTCTAACAGCGGTCTGAACCGCCTCTTTAAAGTTTCACTGCTGTCTCCGGGACGGAATTGGGACGGTCCAAAGCGGTTAAACGCTTGCATCGGTGTTCCGACCCATGCGCGAAGTTGCACCGCCCATTCCCCTCGTTAGTACTGCAAACAGAATACGTAAGTACGGCCGTAACTTGTTTGCACAGCAGCGGCTGCTTTGTTTGCAGCTCAAGGACACCTCGGTGAAAAAGTTCTAACGGTGTCCTGTCGCCCCGACTAGAAATCAAACCAGCTCGTCGCATCGATTTGCGGCGAGCTGGTTTTCGCTGGTGGGCTGTAACTTACGCAAATTTGGAAGCCCAACTTGTCCGTTCAAACACCGCCTTCATTTCGAGCGGAGCGTATGGGAAGTTTCTCGAACCTGGTTGTCAGATAGCGAGTTGCGAGGTTCAAATCCAGTCGGCCACCGTCACGGTTCGCTGCAACGGATCTTCTGCACCAAAAACATTAGTTGCAGAGGGAAAACGACTCGTCGAGCAATCGTTGGAGTCGCGGAGTTTCGGTTTCGACACACTGCAAGCGGCAATCTCAGTCGTGCATGCGGATACGCCGACGGGGGCCAAAACGAACTGGAACCAACTTGTCGCCCTGTATTCGGTTTTCCTTCAAATTGATCCATCACCCGTGGTCGATTTGAATTGGGCGGTCGCTGTGGCAATGGAAGACGGTCCCGACGCCAGCATTGCGATCATCGACGCGTGTTTTGGGCGGGGCGAATCGGTCGGAAACCATCTCGCGCACTCCGCGCGCGGAGAACTTCTTCGGCGAGCTGGCCAGACGCTGACTCTCTATGTCGATGATGTGGATGCGTTTGCCGAACAGGCCTTCGCCGCCGGGATGACCGTCAAGAAGGAGTTGGCCGACCAGTTCTACGGCGACCGAATGGTCACGCTGAACGATCCCTACGGCTACGACTGGTGACTCGGGACTCATATCAAAGATGTGAGCGAAGAAGAGATCGAGCGGCGGATGAATGAAATGCACTGATGACTGCAGGAAATTGCCGAGGCTGCGATCGATTTGAGAGTCGTTTATTGACAACGCATTTCCAGCGGACGAAGAGTAACAGTTCGCACACAAGAACGCGAGGCAAGCCGATGAGTCGACCTTAGATCTTGTCCCCTTCACGGCGGCCGCCGCCCTGGTTGCTAGGGCGGCTGACGATGTTATTCAGGAAGCTTTCGCCGCTGACGAGTTTGCCCGCAAGAATGTCCGCTTCGGTAATCTTTGACAAAAAGATTGTGTGCTGGCCGATCACGCCACGTCCCTGGTCGTAGACGATGTAGATGGCCCCGTCTTTGCCGAGCGTTGCCGACGGATAACTGACTTGACCTTCGTCACACAAAAGCATTCGATGTGGGAAGGTCTTGCCGTCGTCGTCACTTAAGTAGGCCGTCATGCGAGTACGCGCCGTTTTGTGTTTTTCGAGTTCGCATTCCTTCCCGTTTCCGTCGGTATAGTAGTAGGTTCTCTTGCCACTTTTCTCTTTCATCTGTACGTCATTGGCGACTAACAGAACTCTTCCGGAAGGGAGTGTTTTGAGAATGCATTTCGTGTTGATCGAGAACTGCATCGGGTGGTAACCACCGAGCTTCCAGGTCCTGCCGCCGTCGAAGGACTCGGCAAATTTCTGTCCTTTCTTGGCGCGGTACAGTGTGAAGAGGCTGCCGTCTTTACGGATGATGGGCATTTGCTCGGCAAACACCGCGTCGTTGTCGACGGGCAATTCGGAAACAAAAATCGATTTGCCGTCGACACCTTCTTTCAGGAAGCGAATTCGCACTTTGTCAGGGACACCGACGAGTTTGAAGTCGTCCATCGAACGCATGATGGTGCCGTCAGGGAAAATGAGCGGCTTCATGACAGAGATGTTTTTGTTTCCAAGCAGGCGTGGCGCGGTCCAAGCGGTGTGCTCGTTTTCCGCGTCGAGCATGGTGAATTCCCACGCGGAGGAGGCGAAGTCGTCTTTGCCCTTGAAATCGATGTTCCTCAGGCCGATGAAGCGGATGTTGCCGTTGGGATCTTTCCACAACATCGGGTCAGATGCTCCCCCGCCAAGAAGTTCGCTTGGGTCGAAGACAAACACTTC is a window of Novipirellula galeiformis DNA encoding:
- a CDS encoding SDR family NAD(P)-dependent oxidoreductase; translation: MNLELNNKTALVTASTGGIGLAIATRLAAEGATTIVNGRSEASVDTAIGKIRESQPKADLIGLVSDNGTAEGVARTIAEHPQIDILVNNLGIFEAVDFFDLTDEAWQHIFDINVMSGVRLARHYLKEMLEQNTGRIIFISSESGVVPAPEMPHYAMTKTAQLAVSRSLAQLTKGSSVTVNTVMPGSTLTPGVKEFVSNLFPDEPYDSAEKRFMADNRPTSLIQRLIEPEEIANMVAFVASPLASAINGAPIRVDGGLIPTIA
- a CDS encoding AraC family transcriptional regulator, whose translation is MKHFKVRGSADDGITVHQWESVEHTWPNHSHPEYKLGVSEGGTGTFFYRGQRYFTGPGKLLVIHPNEVHSCTATGAWRYLYAAPNVIASIVRTFDRNGDIEPLLLPPVIDDTQLVELVLQAHRAMDDGDPQLDQESAFYEAICELLVRHASMPDIPKKRGRANIRRVKESLEAKFRENVSLHELAQLAGTSAPYLSRVFSKEVGIPIQAYLSQIRVRRAQQMLMAGETLANVAYAAGFADQSHFTRHFKRFIGVAPGAYSKAVNPSSNS
- a CDS encoding VOC family protein, which encodes MESRSFGFDTLQAAISVVHADTPTGAKTNWNQLVALYSVFLQIDPSPVVDLNWAVAVAMEDGPDASIAIIDACFGRGESVGNHLAHSARGELLRRAGQTLTLYVDDVDAFAEQAFAAGMTVKKELADQFYGDRMVTLNDPYGYDW
- a CDS encoding exo-alpha-sialidase, producing MPNQVQFFRQATASVIVCGLIVSLLPDFAGALYAQTVDPESVLGDTTMPSPEDVSQNFPYGISGKTPPSLIKVNYEGQAPYHKHRINLRIFQGCPQVEISEGGRLWATWFGSNVQAERAPFHKDQFSVISTSADDGASWKEVFVFDPSELLGGGASDPMLWKDPNGNIRFIGLRNIDFKGKDDFASSAWEFTMLDAENEHTAWTAPRLLGNKNISVMKPLIFPDGTIMRSMDDFKLVGVPDKVRIRFLKEGVDGKSIFVSELPVDNDAVFAEQMPIIRKDGSLFTLYRAKKGQKFAESFDGGRTWKLGGYHPMQFSINTKCILKTLPSGRVLLVANDVQMKEKSGKRTYYYTDGNGKECELEKHKTARTRMTAYLSDDDGKTFPHRMLLCDEGQVSYPSATLGKDGAIYIVYDQGRGVIGQHTIFLSKITEADILAGKLVSGESFLNNIVSRPSNQGGGRREGDKI